The genomic window AATCTATTAAAAagccaaaataaaaaaaaagattagaaaatctaaataaaaatcggATCCTCTATCGAATAAGTACTAACAAGTGTTAATGAACATTCGAACTAGTTGCAATAAATGAGATTTGATTAAATGACAAAAGGcgtttacaattttattacaagAGTCATACCCTTTGCACAAATTGGACAAGTTTTATCACTCTAGAAGATACATTTGTTTTATACACGAGATATCTGTCAAACAttgcaaaatattaaattaataatttaacgaggaaataaaagaaaagaatatctgATATCTTCCGATTGGAAAAATTCCAAGtaaatcttcttttctatcaattttttatgCTACAAATATATTCAACATCAAAAATACGCTATGCACatttattgtgtatatatatatatatatatatatatatatatatatatatgtgtgtgtgtgtgtgtgtgtgtgtgtgtgtgtataaaatgattatagagaaaaaagaaaggtgatcaattaataaaatacactGACTATGAATCTGGCTATATCCGTAAGACATTCGATAATAGGCGGTGGTTTGTCGAAAGGAGGCCTCAATTGACTTTCTTGAAGATTCAATACTAAATAATGCATAAAATCATTTCTAAGTCGCATTGCTGCAATATCGTGGTTGGTATTCATCAAGAAACGTAACCACTTTACTGCGTTTTGCCGATCTAAAGCGAAATAAgtagataaattttcaataaatcgaTGATCTATAACGAATCAATATCGCagcatagaatataaaaatgttttaaaggGATCTGCAGGCaaacgtaaatataattaattacttatgtataatataaaagaaaaaaaaaaaatgattgcaAAATAACATGCTTTAAATTTCACATTCACAGAGATGTCATAATACGCTTATGAATGTATTAATGTTACCGAAGTAATaagattcttttaataaaaatataaagaattatagGAACAAAAGATCatatttagaataaattttgGAAAGCGAGTTTTTGAcagacaaaaatatatttatataactatatgGAATGAGGCTATATGGCGGATGTTTagaaaaatagtaattaatacgaaaaattCCAAACTAAGCGTATAATAAGTATACACGTAgattttccattttaattaatatacgtgagtaataattattaattaaaaggaatacCGCGAAATCTCTTCATGTCGATGACCAGGCGTTTGGCCAGGTAAAGGTTATAATTGCAATCGTAATTAAGACTAGCTATGTCATCGTCCATTCCtttttaaagtaaaagaacTATTTGTATCTTTAGGTGAGAAATTTAGGGATATCTTAATTGTAATTCACTGATGATTCGTTACAAATTGAACAAatcaacaaataatttttctttcttatcgtctCGAGGCTTATTATACTAACTACATTCACATATTCGGAAAGGGAAGGTCGATACTTCTTTGATTTTTGTCTCCCTTACGAAACTACATTCGATTGTctgacaataaataatatgcaaAGATTTACGaggaaaaatatcaaatagaattatggataattaaattctacAAGAGCAAAAGAACGAAACAATTCTTTCTTaggaataaatgaataagGTTCGTTgcaagagtatatatatattcatacatatatacacataagtgaacatatatacacattcttCTAAACAtctttatgtaatataaattgacATTTCTTGGccatttttcttcatattttattagtcAAGGctggaaacaaaaaaaaatcattgaaaatcttAGGCTCGTTTATCAGAAATATACTGAAGAGCTGCGATGTTCtaatttatgattttcttatttcatgaataactctctttctccctttttaaatattttacatattcatatgtatatcaaatctattttcatgtttctattatctccttttatctatttttaaattgtactttaaaatatttcttgatcGTACTTGTCATGTTTTTGGcctttcaaaaatttcatgtGATATACTTACtcgaattaattgttattaaaccaagtataatagtataaacataataattaaattaactatTGCATATTTTTCGGATTCTACTTTTGGAAGATTTGAGTTTTCAGATATCATCGGACGAAGTGAGTGACGAatggatgagaaaaaaaagaacgatgttacatatattgtacatatatgatataattaaggAACAATAATGaggaaaattttatcttttaacctGCACaatcatgtgtatatatatatatatatacatatatata from Vespa velutina chromosome 18, iVesVel2.1, whole genome shotgun sequence includes these protein-coding regions:
- the LOC124955570 gene encoding uncharacterized protein LOC124955570, whose translation is MDDDIASLNYDCNYNLYLAKRLVIDMKRFRDHRFIENLSTYFALDRQNAVKWLRFLMNTNHDIAAMRLRNDFMHYLVLNLQESQLRPPFDKPPPIIECLTDIARFIVSPGKIDVTDDPLDSLINLEDMAEEKSMIMSLSPDDGAFLTSQPVPHHGSFCYLAITTKKRES